The Carassius carassius chromosome 34, fCarCar2.1, whole genome shotgun sequence genome has a segment encoding these proteins:
- the LOC132115462 gene encoding H-2 class II histocompatibility antigen, A-U alpha chain-like, translating to MELYVFMFMLAALVSSENKVVHEDYFLMGCSNTEKEHMYGMDGEELYHSDFIKGEGVVTLPDFADPIGYDGFYQQGLSEMQVCKANLDVSIKAYKNPQEKMDKPQTSIYAEEDVQLNVENTLICHVNGFFPPPVRVTWTKNNEALKEDSLSQYRPNDDGTYNIFSSLTFTPQEGDIYSCSVKHVALDEPQTKTWEVDVAVPGVGPAVFCGVGLSLGLLGVAAGTFFLIKGNNCN from the exons ATGGAGCTCTATGTATTTATGTTCATGCTTGCTGCACTCGTTTCTTCTGAGAACAAAG TTGTGCATGAAGATTACTTTTTAATGGGATGCTCTAATACAGAGAAAGAACATATGTATGGAATGGATGGAGAGGAACTGTACCATTCAGACTTCATTAAAGGAGAAGGAGTAGTTACTCTACCTGACTTTGCAGATCCCATCGGCTATGATGGATTCTATCAGCAAGGCTTATCTGAAATGCAAGTTTGCAAAGCAAACTTAGACGTATCTATCAAAGCTTATAAAAATCCACAAGAGAAAATGG ACAAACCTCAGACTTCCATCTATGCTGAGGAGGATGTGCAACTGAATGTTGAGAACACCCTCATCTGTCATGTGAATGGATTCTTCCCTCCACCTGTCAGGGTCACATGGACTAAAAACAACGAGGCTTTAAAAGAAGACAGTCTAAGTCAGTATCGCCCAAATGATGACGGCACTTACAACATCTTCTCCAGTCTGACGTTCACACCTCAAGAGGGAGACATTTACAGCTGCTCTGTGAAACACGTAGCTCTCGATGAACCTCAGACCAAAACATGGG AAGTGGATGTTGCTGTGCCCGGTGTCGGTCCAGCTGTGTTCTGTGGAGTGGGTCTGTCTCTGGGGCTGCTGGGAGTCGCTGCTGGAACTTTCTTCCTCATCAAAGGAAACAACTGCAACTGA